In Calditerrivibrio sp., the following are encoded in one genomic region:
- a CDS encoding ABC transporter permease, which produces MIRLLLILQEAIKSVLSYRLRSFLSIMSIALGIIGVTVVVGAVNGAYQKAGQILDMFGPDSLLVFGGTQRNQATGFRTKTLTFDDLEAVRDAFPTAYILVPMSARANIKVSYQGNHIQTFVVGSTQGYGKSWSWNVVEGTDFTKEDVDKAMRKCLLGSYVKDQLFGNEDPIGKFIYINDFSCEVSGVLEERGVSNFGVNINDRIVIPITVLSKFVTKEYKYITAMRIRFEDVSNLENRAEELRQFLRFRHNLGDGKEDDFSIVGPKDVLKFFVAIGGAMIAFLTIITIITVSVGGFVMANLFLISVTERVKEIGIRRALGARKKDIFLQFILEFFIITVLGAFLGFLLGSLLAGLISSFRVFDVVISLQVFIVAIVVSAILALVFGVAPAKRASEINPISAIRS; this is translated from the coding sequence ATGATTAGATTACTTTTGATATTGCAAGAGGCAATAAAATCTGTTTTGTCATATCGTTTGAGGAGTTTTCTTTCCATCATGAGCATTGCTTTGGGTATAATTGGTGTTACTGTTGTTGTGGGTGCTGTGAATGGGGCATATCAAAAAGCAGGTCAGATTTTGGATATGTTTGGTCCAGACTCTTTGTTGGTTTTTGGAGGCACCCAAAGGAATCAAGCTACAGGCTTCAGAACTAAAACCCTTACATTTGATGATCTCGAAGCTGTAAGGGATGCTTTCCCCACTGCTTATATCCTTGTACCGATGAGTGCTAGGGCTAATATAAAGGTCAGTTATCAGGGGAATCATATACAGACATTTGTAGTAGGGTCAACGCAAGGGTATGGAAAATCTTGGAGTTGGAACGTGGTGGAGGGAACTGATTTTACTAAAGAGGATGTGGATAAGGCGATGAGGAAATGTCTATTGGGTAGTTATGTCAAGGATCAGCTCTTTGGTAATGAAGATCCAATCGGTAAGTTTATATATATAAACGATTTCTCCTGTGAGGTTTCTGGGGTTTTGGAGGAAAGGGGAGTATCTAACTTTGGTGTCAATATAAATGATCGTATTGTGATACCTATTACAGTACTTAGCAAGTTTGTTACTAAGGAATATAAATATATTACAGCGATGAGGATAAGGTTTGAAGATGTTTCAAACCTTGAGAATAGGGCTGAGGAGTTGAGACAGTTTCTAAGATTTCGTCATAATTTAGGTGATGGTAAGGAGGATGATTTTTCTATAGTTGGCCCTAAGGATGTTTTGAAGTTTTTTGTGGCTATTGGTGGAGCTATGATTGCATTTTTGACAATAATCACAATAATAACAGTATCTGTAGGTGGCTTTGTCATGGCAAATCTATTCCTCATTTCTGTAACGGAACGGGTTAAAGAGATAGGTATAAGAAGAGCTCTTGGTGCTCGAAAAAAAGATATTTTTTTACAGTTTATACTGGAATTTTTTATCATTACAGTATTAGGTGCTTTTTTAGGTTTTTTGTTAGGTTCACTTTTAGCAGGTCTTATTTCAAGCTTTAGGGTGTTTGATGTGGTGATATCTTTGCAGGTATTTATTGTAGCAATAGTTGTATCGGCTATATTGGCGTTGGTTTTTGGAGTGGCTCCTGCTAAAAGGGCTTCTGAAATCAATCCGATAAGTGCTATACGGAGTTAA
- a CDS encoding TIGR03915 family putative DNA repair protein: protein MYQIVYDGTFDGFLTVFYEYKKGLDIDSVVNKKITPVYQPTIFSYEINTDHHKSIEAMKYIKDKGDDVFKKVYFSFLADTRGLERIIFEFVDIDCWQDLRNPVVCDVERAIKSVFSERHKMLGFIRFSELSDGSFVSFIKPKNNILPLIGEHFKKRFSNQRWTIVDKFRREVLAFDGSKLYYGSLVDSEEMEFSEKEMLIRKSWKSFFDIVAIQERKCYERQRNKVPLWVREEMIEFW, encoded by the coding sequence ATGTATCAAATTGTGTACGATGGTACCTTTGATGGTTTTTTGACGGTATTTTATGAATATAAAAAGGGTCTTGATATTGATAGTGTAGTTAACAAAAAGATCACCCCCGTTTATCAGCCTACTATATTTTCTTACGAAATTAACACAGATCATCATAAATCTATTGAAGCGATGAAATATATAAAGGATAAAGGTGATGATGTGTTTAAAAAAGTCTATTTTTCGTTTTTAGCTGATACTAGGGGCTTGGAGAGGATTATTTTTGAGTTTGTAGATATAGATTGTTGGCAGGACTTACGCAATCCTGTGGTCTGTGATGTGGAACGAGCTATTAAATCGGTGTTTTCTGAGAGGCATAAGATGTTAGGGTTTATTAGGTTTTCTGAGCTTTCGGATGGTAGTTTTGTTAGTTTTATCAAACCGAAGAATAATATTTTACCTTTGATAGGGGAGCATTTTAAAAAAAGGTTTTCAAACCAGAGATGGACCATAGTGGACAAGTTTAGGAGGGAGGTTTTAGCTTTTGATGGAAGTAAGTTATATTATGGAAGTTTGGTCGATAGCGAGGAAATGGAATTTTCTGAAAAGGAGATGTTGATCAGAAAAAGCTGGAAGAGCTTTTTTGACATTGTAGCTATACAGGAGAGAAAGTGTTATGAGAGACAGAGAAACAAAGTGCCCCTTTGGGTTCGAGAGGAAATGATTGAATTTTGGTAG
- a CDS encoding PD-(D/E)XK nuclease domain-containing protein, whose protein sequence is GLLSLFSSIPYNLFTHNRMYEREGYYVSVFYAYMKGMGVEVIGEDVTNKGRIDLTLIFPDVVYVMEFKVDEGGALEQIKGKRYYEKYLSMGKDVYLVGIEFDSGSRNVNNIEWVRL, encoded by the coding sequence CGGTTTGTTATCGTTGTTTTCATCAATTCCGTATAATTTATTTACGCATAACCGGATGTATGAGAGGGAGGGTTATTATGTGTCAGTGTTTTATGCGTACATGAAGGGTATGGGTGTGGAGGTGATAGGAGAGGATGTGACGAATAAAGGTAGGATAGATCTGACGCTGATATTTCCAGATGTAGTGTATGTGATGGAGTTTAAGGTTGATGAGGGTGGGGCATTGGAGCAAATAAAGGGTAAAAGGTATTATGAGAAATATCTTTCAATGGGTAAGGATGTCTATCTTGTGGGTATAGAATTTGATAGTGGTAGCAGAAATGTTAATAATATAGAATGGGTAAGATTGTAA
- a CDS encoding putative DNA modification/repair radical SAM protein, with product MDLIKKIEILADAAKYDVSCSSSGSRRETPPGGLGNGAFSGICHSWSADGRCVSLLKILLTNICIYDCAYCYNRKSNEIKRAIFEPREIANLTVEFYRRNYIEGLFLSSGVFRSPDYTMELMLRTAEILRNEYRYGGYLHIKIIPGASNLLIKKVATLADRVSANIELPTEKSLSVFAPEKNRQVIDRSFEIVDELGKEIGRKNSTSTQLIVGVSDESDRIIVSQSEQYYKKKLLSRVYYSAYIPVNNAIPVKISEPPLLREHRLYQADFLLRFYKFTSKELFAKRENLDEVVDPKLRWALDNIEQFPVDINKADYVQLLRVPGIGPKSAKKIIEARKFGYLNIEHLKKMGVPMGKSQYFIVINGKRLKKTPEELIEREIMKYHQEHSPIFKLLGAD from the coding sequence ATGGATCTTATAAAAAAAATAGAGATTTTGGCCGATGCAGCCAAATATGATGTTTCCTGTTCCAGCAGTGGAAGTAGAAGGGAAACACCACCTGGTGGCTTAGGTAACGGTGCTTTTTCAGGTATATGCCACAGCTGGTCGGCAGATGGTAGATGTGTATCACTATTAAAAATACTATTGACAAATATATGTATTTATGACTGTGCCTATTGCTACAACCGAAAATCAAATGAAATAAAAAGAGCGATTTTCGAACCAAGAGAGATCGCGAATCTAACAGTAGAGTTTTATAGAAGAAACTATATCGAGGGTTTATTTCTAAGTTCTGGTGTGTTTAGATCGCCTGACTATACAATGGAATTAATGCTAAGAACAGCAGAGATACTAAGAAATGAGTATAGATATGGGGGCTATCTACATATAAAGATAATTCCAGGAGCATCCAATCTTTTGATAAAAAAAGTTGCTACCCTTGCGGATAGGGTAAGTGCTAACATAGAGTTACCTACTGAAAAGAGTTTATCGGTATTTGCACCTGAGAAAAATCGTCAAGTTATTGATAGGTCTTTTGAGATTGTTGATGAGTTAGGTAAAGAGATTGGTAGGAAAAACTCCACTTCCACCCAATTGATTGTTGGTGTATCTGATGAATCAGATAGAATCATTGTTTCTCAATCGGAACAGTATTACAAGAAAAAGCTTCTTTCGAGGGTGTATTACTCAGCGTATATCCCTGTTAATAACGCTATACCTGTAAAAATTAGTGAGCCACCATTATTGAGGGAGCATAGATTGTATCAGGCTGATTTTCTGCTACGTTTTTATAAATTTACAAGTAAAGAGTTGTTTGCTAAAAGGGAAAATCTGGATGAGGTAGTAGATCCCAAGCTTAGATGGGCACTTGATAATATAGAGCAGTTCCCTGTTGATATAAATAAGGCTGATTATGTACAGTTATTGAGGGTTCCGGGTATTGGGCCTAAATCAGCCAAAAAAATCATAGAAGCTCGAAAGTTTGGTTACCTAAATATTGAGCATCTGAAAAAGATGGGAGTCCCAATGGGTAAATCCCAATACTTTATAGTGATAAATGGTAAGAGGCTGAAAAAAACGCCTGAGGAGCTAATAGAACGGGAGATTATGAAGTACCATCAAGAGCATTCTCCCATATTTAAATTGTTGGGTGCCGATTGA